ACCGTCGTCCTCCCGCAGGTAGACGGAGGGGCGGTCGGGCTCGGCCCGGGAGTGCTCCCAGAGCGAGCGGTGAATAGTGGAGGCGCTTTCGATCGCGGCCGCCGGGCCCAGGGCGGGGCCCCTCTCTGGCGGGCGCAGGGGCTCCGCGCCCTCCGACTCCAGGAGGGCGCGAGCCAGGGCGGCGGGGGTGTCGATTCCGAGGAAGCGGTCGTCGAGGGAGCGGCCGAACGTCGTTTCCAGCCTCAGGAGCAGTTCAACCCGCTCCAGGCTGCCGAGACCCACGTCCCGCTCCAGGGAGGCCTCAGGGGTAGCGGCCCGCCGGGCCCGGCTACCGCCCACCTCCCCGGCCAACTCGCGGACCACTTCCAGCACGCGCGCTTCAACCGCCACGAGGGCTTGGGCGGATGCCGCGGTTGCCGGCTCGGCCATGGCCCACTCTAACCGTGGGTTCCGGAGGGCGCAACGCCCGGGTCTTGACCCGCCGGTCTCGAGGCTCAATCCTTAGGGGGCAAGGGAGCACGAGCATGATCGAAGTCGTCACCATCCGGGAGATCGAGGCCATCTTCGGCGTGACCGATCGCATGGGGATCTCGCGCGAGATGCTGGTCATCCCCCTCGGCCCCCGGCATCCGGGCCGCGTGCGCCGCACCCCGGCCGGCAAGCTGGAGATCCTCGTGGAGTCGGAGGGCGACTTCGACACCTTCCTGGCTGGCCTCGAGGCCGAGATCCGGAAGGCGATGGGCTGAGCGGGAGGCGAGGGCTAGAGCGCTTCCAGGGCCGCGCCGTAGGCCGCTAGATCCGCATCGCTGAAGAGAACGAAGCGCACCAGCTCCAAAGGGGAGCCGGCGCCGAGCACCTCTTGGGCCGCGCGTAGGGCCACCGCCGCCGCCGCCCTCACGGGATAGCCGAAGGCCCCGGTGGAGATGCTGGGGAAGGCCAGGGAGGTGAACCCCTGGGACTGGGCCAGAGCGAGGCAGCTCCGATAGCAGCCGGCGAGGGTTTCGGGCTCGCCCGCCCCGCCGCCCTCCCACACCGGTCCCACCGTGTGGATCACGTGGCGACAGGGAAGCTGGCCGGGCCGCGTCACGACGGCCTCGCCGGCGGGCAGCGGGCCCCTCTCTTCCCGGATCCGGCGGCAGTCTTCGAGAATGGCGGGCCCTCCCGTCCGGTGGATGGCGCCGTCCACGCCGCCCCCGCCCATGAGGCTGGAGTTGGCCGCGTTCACTATGGCGTCGACGCCCTCGCGGGTGATGTCGCCCCGCACGAGCTCCACGCGGGTTCGCCCGAAGACTCGCGTCGTCATTGGGCCCGCCCGGACCCGCGGGAGGGCGCGGGGCTCGGACGGAAAAGGCGCGAGGGGTGTGCTCGCTCCCCCGCGCCCTGATCCAGGACTACCTCGTGCCGACAGCGTCCTTGGCAGCCTTCGCCACTACGAACTTCAGCCGCTTGCGGGCCGGGATCTTGATGGGTTCGCCAGTCTGGGGGTTTCGCCCAATCCGGGCCTTGTAGCTCCGGACGACCAGCTTCCCGATCCCCGGGATCGTGAAACCATTCTTGGCCTCTTTGTGGGCCAGACCCGCCAGGGCCTCCAAGTAGGCCGCCGAGGTCTTCTTATTCAAATTCACGTGCTCGGCGAGGGCCGCCACGATCTTCGTCTTTGTCATCGGCTTTGCCATCGAGTCACTCCTCCTCAGA
The window above is part of the Vicinamibacteria bacterium genome. Proteins encoded here:
- a CDS encoding class I adenylate-forming enzyme family protein; translation: MAEPATAASAQALVAVEARVLEVVRELAGEVGGSRARRAATPEASLERDVGLGSLERVELLLRLETTFGRSLDDRFLGIDTPAALARALLESEGAEPLRPPERGPALGPAAAIESASTIHRSLWEHSRAEPDRPSVYLREDDGREHTVTYGSLWKESAAVAGGLGERGVRKGDTVALMLPTSVDFLRSFQGILIAGAIPVPIYPPLR
- a CDS encoding O-acetyl-ADP-ribose deacetylase — its product is MTTRVFGRTRVELVRGDITREGVDAIVNAANSSLMGGGGVDGAIHRTGGPAILEDCRRIREERGPLPAGEAVVTRPGQLPCRHVIHTVGPVWEGGGAGEPETLAGCYRSCLALAQSQGFTSLAFPSISTGAFGYPVRAAAAVALRAAQEVLGAGSPLELVRFVLFSDADLAAYGAALEAL
- a CDS encoding HU family DNA-binding protein — protein: MAKPMTKTKIVAALAEHVNLNKKTSAAYLEALAGLAHKEAKNGFTIPGIGKLVVRSYKARIGRNPQTGEPIKIPARKRLKFVVAKAAKDAVGTR